Proteins encoded by one window of Primulina huaijiensis isolate GDHJ02 chromosome 1, ASM1229523v2, whole genome shotgun sequence:
- the LOC140979822 gene encoding pentatricopeptide repeat-containing protein At4g21705, mitochondrial-like isoform X2 has product MYTLTPVQHAVQLDLIGKVHGFLAAENYFNGLNEQDRTEKAYGALLHCYVRGHQTEKVFAHLQAMKEKGIALASVAYNDIMSLYSNIGEIDKVPSVLDLMKKNGVQPNNLSYRICINSYGVRFDIDGVEKITSEMESQSHVVMDWNTYAVVANFYAKAGLKDKANFTLRKAEGRLENKDGLGYNHLISLHAGLGNREDVFRLWDLEKNACKRCLNKDYINILDSLVRLEELEEAEKVLKEWESSGNCYDFRVPNVVIAGHIEKGLCEKAGALLEYLMETGKASTSNIWARLAAGYMEKGEMEKALSAMKVAISLCDAREGTMIQDTVIVRILSLFGEKGSSDATEDVVNLLRSVMSLNRQMYHTLLKSNISGGKEVNRLLDIMKTDGFEEDEETKRILAM; this is encoded by the coding sequence ATGTATACGCTGACCCCTGTTCAACATGCGGTGCAGTTGGATCTGATTGGTAAGGTTCATGGTTTTCTTGCGGCAGAAAACTACTTCAATGGCTTGAATGAGCAAGATAGAACTGAGAAGGCTTATGGTGCTCTTCTACATTGTTATGTTCGGGGGCATCAAACTGAGAAAGTATTCGCACATCTGCAGGCAATGAAAGAGAAGGGTATTGCTTTGGCTTCCGTTGCTTACAATGACATCATGTCCCTTTACTCTAACATTGGTGAGATTGACAAGGTCCCTAGTGTCTTAGACCTGATGAAAAAGAATGGGGTCCAACCTAATAATTTGAGTTACCGGATATGCATTAATTCATATGGAGTGAGATTTGATATTGATGGAGTGGAAAAAATTACGAGTGAAATGGAAAGTCAATCCCACGTTGTCATGGATTGGAATACATACGCTGTTGTTGcaaatttttatgctaaggcAGGCCTCaaagataaagcaaattttacCCTGAGAAAAGCAGAGGGAAGGCTAGAGAATAAAGATGGTCTTGGTTATAATCATCTCATCTCTTTACATGCTGGACTAGGAAACAGAGAAGATGTTTTCAGATTATGGGATCTTGAGAAGAATGCTTGCAAGAGGTGCCTTAACAAGGATTACATAAATATACTGGACTCCTTGGTTAGGCTGGAAGAGCTTGAAGAAGCAGAGAAAGTTTTGAAGGAGTGGGAGTCATCTGGAAACTGCTATGATTTTCGGGTGCCAAATGTGGTCATCGCAGGACACATAGAGAAGGGTTTGTGTGAAAAGGCTGGAGCTTTACTTGAATACTTGATGGAAACGGGGAAGGCATCAACGTCTAATATCTGGGCTAGATTGGCAGCTGGTTACATGGAGAAGGGTGAGATGGAAAAGGCTTTGAGTGCCATGAAAGTAGCTATCTCTTTATGTGATGCAAGAGAAGGGACTATGATTCAGGATACAGTGATTGTCAGAATATTGAGTTTATTTGGTGAGAAAGGGAGTTCCGATGCCACAGAAGATGTTGTGAATTTGTTGAGATCTGTTATGTCATTGAACAGACAGATGTATCACACCTtgctaaaatcaaatatttctgGTGGTAAAGAAGTGAATAGACTCCTCGACATCATGAAAACTGATGGTtttgaagaagatgaagagacGAAGAGGATTCTTGCCATGTAG
- the LOC140979822 gene encoding pentatricopeptide repeat-containing protein At4g21705, mitochondrial-like isoform X1 has protein sequence MLRNSDKIKAFVQTFVINSRCYYTKNKQKKISSLYEKISPLGNPSVDVTRELDTWVGMGNKIRFAELQRIILDLRKRRRFNHALQVSEWTKNSGMYTLTPVQHAVQLDLIGKVHGFLAAENYFNGLNEQDRTEKAYGALLHCYVRGHQTEKVFAHLQAMKEKGIALASVAYNDIMSLYSNIGEIDKVPSVLDLMKKNGVQPNNLSYRICINSYGVRFDIDGVEKITSEMESQSHVVMDWNTYAVVANFYAKAGLKDKANFTLRKAEGRLENKDGLGYNHLISLHAGLGNREDVFRLWDLEKNACKRCLNKDYINILDSLVRLEELEEAEKVLKEWESSGNCYDFRVPNVVIAGHIEKGLCEKAGALLEYLMETGKASTSNIWARLAAGYMEKGEMEKALSAMKVAISLCDAREGTMIQDTVIVRILSLFGEKGSSDATEDVVNLLRSVMSLNRQMYHTLLKSNISGGKEVNRLLDIMKTDGFEEDEETKRILAM, from the exons ATGCTACGGAATAGTGACAAGATCAAAGCTTTTGTTCAAACTTTTGTTATCAACTCCCGATGTTACTACACGAAGAACAAGCAAAAGAAAATCTCATCTCTGTATGAGAAAATCAGTCCGTTGGGAAACCCTAGCGTTGATGTAACTCGGGAGCTGGACACATGGGTTGGAATGGGCAATAAAATCCGATTTGCGGAGCTCCAACGCATTATTCTTGACCTCCGTAAGCGAAGAAGATTCAATCATGCTCTCCAG GTTTCAGAATGGACAAAAAATTCAGGAATGTATACGCTGACCCCTGTTCAACATGCGGTGCAGTTGGATCTGATTGGTAAGGTTCATGGTTTTCTTGCGGCAGAAAACTACTTCAATGGCTTGAATGAGCAAGATAGAACTGAGAAGGCTTATGGTGCTCTTCTACATTGTTATGTTCGGGGGCATCAAACTGAGAAAGTATTCGCACATCTGCAGGCAATGAAAGAGAAGGGTATTGCTTTGGCTTCCGTTGCTTACAATGACATCATGTCCCTTTACTCTAACATTGGTGAGATTGACAAGGTCCCTAGTGTCTTAGACCTGATGAAAAAGAATGGGGTCCAACCTAATAATTTGAGTTACCGGATATGCATTAATTCATATGGAGTGAGATTTGATATTGATGGAGTGGAAAAAATTACGAGTGAAATGGAAAGTCAATCCCACGTTGTCATGGATTGGAATACATACGCTGTTGTTGcaaatttttatgctaaggcAGGCCTCaaagataaagcaaattttacCCTGAGAAAAGCAGAGGGAAGGCTAGAGAATAAAGATGGTCTTGGTTATAATCATCTCATCTCTTTACATGCTGGACTAGGAAACAGAGAAGATGTTTTCAGATTATGGGATCTTGAGAAGAATGCTTGCAAGAGGTGCCTTAACAAGGATTACATAAATATACTGGACTCCTTGGTTAGGCTGGAAGAGCTTGAAGAAGCAGAGAAAGTTTTGAAGGAGTGGGAGTCATCTGGAAACTGCTATGATTTTCGGGTGCCAAATGTGGTCATCGCAGGACACATAGAGAAGGGTTTGTGTGAAAAGGCTGGAGCTTTACTTGAATACTTGATGGAAACGGGGAAGGCATCAACGTCTAATATCTGGGCTAGATTGGCAGCTGGTTACATGGAGAAGGGTGAGATGGAAAAGGCTTTGAGTGCCATGAAAGTAGCTATCTCTTTATGTGATGCAAGAGAAGGGACTATGATTCAGGATACAGTGATTGTCAGAATATTGAGTTTATTTGGTGAGAAAGGGAGTTCCGATGCCACAGAAGATGTTGTGAATTTGTTGAGATCTGTTATGTCATTGAACAGACAGATGTATCACACCTtgctaaaatcaaatatttctgGTGGTAAAGAAGTGAATAGACTCCTCGACATCATGAAAACTGATGGTtttgaagaagatgaagagacGAAGAGGATTCTTGCCATGTAG
- the LOC140979814 gene encoding uncharacterized protein yields the protein MTRIPINHRILTCLTGEMNFPGDQIAISFPDTVFEFLCEDYEGLSPAASIVDDAEEEEEEEEEKENQNGNVGDSDDFWETQHQLLQDVVWRTSSLETRIRNITKEALKEAQLSGNVCVCGRTFEFGCRKCLMEEVRRRLQGAGFNCAICKSKWRSTPDFPPGEHTFLDVVDTSNSKKEVRVIIELNFRAEFEMARANDEYNKLIKSLPEIYVGKIERLLGLLKILCAGSKKCMKEKKIHLGPWRKHRYMQAKWLKTCERLTSASPLSVGDSGRVARPRVSSMLTAEMMGAFSNFHRPAAVQVV from the exons ATGACCAGAATCCCCATAAACCACCGGATTCTGACGTGTCTTACCGGTGAAATGAATTTTCCCGGCGACCAGATCGCCATTAGTTTCCCCGATACAGTTTTCGAGTTTTTGTGCGAAGATTATGAGGGATTGTCTCCGGCGGCGAGCATAGTCGATGatgctgaagaagaagaagaagaagaagaagagaaagagAACCAAAATGGGAATGTTGGAGATAGTGATGACTTCTGGGAAACTCAACATCAACTGCTGCAA GATGTGGTTTGGAGAACAAGTTCTTTAGAAACAAGAATCAGAAATATCACCAAAGAAGCATTGAAAGAAGCGCAACTGTCGGGGAATGTTTGCGTTTGCGGCAGAACATTTGAGTTTGGTTGCCGGAAATGTCTGATGGAGGAGGTCCGCCGCCGCCTCCAAGGTGCTGGTTTCAATTGTGCAATTTGCAAGTCTAAGTGGAGAAGCACGCCTGATTTTCCCCCAg GGGAACACACATTCTTGGACGTGGTAGACACATCGAATTCAAAGAAAGAAGTGCGAGTGATAATCGAGCTAAACTTTCGGGCTGAGTTCGAGATGGCCCGAGCAAATGACGAGTACAACAAGCTCATCAAAAGTCTCCCCGAAATATACGTGGGAAAAATAGAAAGGCTGCTGGGGTTGTTAAAGATTCTGTGCGCCGGCTCCAAGAAGTGCATGAAGGAGAAAAAAATCCACTTGGGCCCGTGGAGAAAGCATCGTTACATGCAAGCCAAGTGGCTAAAAACTTGCGAAAGGTTGACGTCTGCTTCACCCTTATCGGTGGGGGATTCGGGCCGTGTAGCCCGTCCCAGGGTATCATCCATGCTCACTGCGGAGATGATGGGAGCTTTTTCGAATTTCCATAGACCCGCCGCCGTCCAAGTAGTGTGA